A stretch of Acropora muricata isolate sample 2 chromosome 7, ASM3666990v1, whole genome shotgun sequence DNA encodes these proteins:
- the LOC136921642 gene encoding adenosine receptor A2a-like, giving the protein MTDQYCKHLQVLLRRLLESQNTALLSLSVLHFGFCPVATLGNALAIRALWKASSLPPNLRKLLLSLAFCDLAVGLFAHTTFAAVFVISAALKVNVECQPILTISLIGTFCLVWASFLNVTAIAVDRLLAISLHLRYAELVTSKRVTIILVAIWLISCVFSLVCLKYDYFVAVPILGSSGSLLTTFVCVYVYVVARYHQNQIQAQFQQLNGQVIVLLRERKSALNVVYIYIVFAACYLPKLCSTFDDAITGNPSVFTLFALFFVFLNSSLNPLVYCWRLREVRQIMKDTLKKIFLLIRE; this is encoded by the coding sequence ATGACTGACCAATACTGCAAACATTTGCAGGTCCTTCTGCGGCGACTTTTGGAATCTCAAAACACGGCACTGTTATCGTTAAGTGTGctacattttggtttttgtccCGTTGCTACACTTGGAAACGCTCTGGCTATTCGCGCGCTGTGGAAAGCTTCGTCGTTACCTCCTAATTTGAGGAAGTTGTTGCTGAGTCTTGCTTTCTGTGATCTGGCAGTTGGATTGTTCGCTCACACAACTTTCGCAGCGGTGTTCGTAATATCAGCGGCTTTGAAGGTTAACGTAGAATGTCAACCAATTTTAACTATTTCTTTGATTGGAACGTTTTGTCTCGTTTGGGCATCGTTCCTAAATGTAACGGCCATTGCTGTTGACAGACTTCTGGCTATTTCTCTGCATCTGAGATACGCAGAACTTGTGACCTCCAAACGTGTTACAATAATCTTAGTTGCAATATGGCTGATTAGTTGtgtcttttctcttgtttgtcTGAAGTACGACTACTTTGTAGCAGTTCCGATCCTTGGATCAAGCGGTTCTCTGTTGACAACATTTGTATGCGTCTACGTTTACGTGGTGGCGAGATATCATCAGAATCAAATTCAAGCTCAATTCCAACAGCTAAATGGGCAAGTAATTGTGCTCCTCCGTGAACGAAAGTCTGCCTTGAATGTAGTGTATATTTACATTGTGTTTGCCGCTTGTTATCTCCCAAAACTTTGCTCAACGTTTGACGACGCAATAACAGGAAACCCATCGGTCTTCACACTGTTTgcattgtttttcgtttttttgaaTTCCTCTTTAAATCCTTTGGTTTACTGTTGGCGGTTAAGAGAGGTTCGCCAGATTATGAAAGACACTTTGAAGAAGATATTTCTGTTGATTAGGGAGTAA
- the LOC136923973 gene encoding adenosine receptor A2a-like, which translates to MTDQFCKLMQVLLLQLLESQNTALFSLSVLHFGFCPVATLGNALAIRALWKASSLPPNFRKLLLSLAFCDLAVGLFAHPTFAAVSVISAALKVNVECQPILTISLIVTFCVAWASFLNVTAIAVDRLLAISLHLRYAELVTSKRVTIILVAMWLISCVFSLVCLQYDYFVAVPILGSSGFLLTTFVCVYVYIVARYHQNQIQAQFQQLNAQVIVLLRERKSALNVVYIYIVFAACYLPKLCSTFDDAITGNPSLFTLFALFFVFLNSSLNPLVYCWRLREVRQIMKDTLKKIFRLEE; encoded by the coding sequence ATGACTGACCAGTTCTGCAAACTTATGCAGGTCCTCCTGCTGCAACTTTTGGAATCTCAAAACACAGCCCTGTTTTCGTTAAGTGTGCTACACTTTGGTTTTTGTCCCGTTGCTACACTTGGAAACGCTCTGGCTATTCGCGCGCTGTGGAAAGCTTCGTCGTTACCTCCTAATTTCAGGAAGTTGTTGCTGAGTCTTGCTTTCTGTGATCTGGCAGTTGGATTGTTCGCTCACCCAACTTTCGCAGCGGTGTCCGTAATATCAGCGGCTTTGAAGGTTAACGTAGAATGTCAACCAATTTTAACTATTTCTTTGATTGTAACGTTTTGTGTCGCTTGGGCATCGTTCCTAAATGTAACGGCCATTGCTGTTGACAGACTTCTGGCTATTTCTCTGCATCTGAGATACGCAGAACTTGTGACCTCCAAACGTGTTACAATAATCTTAGTTGCAATGTGGCTGATTAGTTGtgtcttttctcttgtttgtcTGCAGTACGACTACTTTGTAGCAGTTCCGATCCTTGGATCAAGCGGTTTTCTGTTGACAACATTTGTATGCGTCTACGTTTACATAGTGGCGAGATATCATCAGAATCAAATTCAAGCTCAATTCCAACAGCTAAATGCGCAAGTAATTGTGCTCCTCCGTGAACGAAAGTCTGCCTTGAATGTAGTGTACATTTACATTGTGTTTGCCGCTTGTTATCTCCCAAAACTTTGCTCAACGTTTGACGACGCAATAACAGGAAACCCATCGCTCTTCACactgtttgcattatttttcgtttttttgaaTTCCTCTTTAAATCCTTTGGTTTACTGCTGGCGGTTAAGAGAGGTTCGCCAAATTATGAAAGACACTTTGAAGAAAATCTTTCGTCTTGAGGAATAG
- the LOC136923971 gene encoding thioredoxin domain-containing protein 5-like, whose protein sequence is MSTKQIFSFVLFSVIAPSLGDKVLSLSDIDFEDTVFGSSSHFVMFYGPWCEHCKNFMPTWSLLAEFYSKIPQGEHVTIAKVDCTKETPLCAKQNIRAYPTLKLYFDHGEIKRYNGKRRISDLKAFVNKFLATSEERDKELMEANEADNGLYTLTAENFDRHVEMGLHFIKFYAPWCSHCRKLAPTWKALAEFHKDNSEITIAKIDCTTEGKKCSEHNIRGFPSLKLFKDGREVDRYEGTRSLDDLKNYLTLKISEHSLLSSAITEKSESAEEIPSDATDMETQIKPFQLTDSNFDAMISFGTTFVKFYAPWCRHCQELAPVWDQLANKCADSSSGPRIAKVDCTEEEQLCRSLGIPAYPTLILFSKGIQKQEYKGPRDLNSLYNFAIKHHDEL, encoded by the exons ATGTCAACCAAACAAATCTTTAGTTTTGTTCTGTTCTCTGTTATTGCACCTAGCCTGGGTGATAAAGTGCTTTCACTTTCAGATATAGACTTTGAGGACACGGTCTTCGGTTCTTCGTCGCATTTTGTTATGTTTTATGGACCTTG GTGTGAGCACTGCAAGAATTTTATGCCAACCTGGAGTCTTCTAGCTGAATTTTACAGCAAGATTCCTCAAGGTGAACATGTCACAATAGCTAAG GTTGATTGCACAAAAGAAACACCACTTTGTGCCAAGCAAAATATCCGTGCATACCCAAC GTTGAAGTTGTATTTTGATCATGGTGAAATCAAGCGATACAATGGCAAAAGACGAATTAGTGACCTTAAAGCTTTTGTCAACAAATTTTTGGCTACATCTGAG gAAAGAGATAAGGAATTAATGGAGGCAAATGAAGCAGATAATGGTCTCTACACATTAACAGCTGAAAACTTTGACAGACATGTGGAAATGGGACTCCATTTTATAAAATTCTATGCCCCTTG GTGTAGCCATTGTCGCAAGCTTGCACCAACATGGAAAGCATTAGCTGAGTTTCATAAAGACAACAGCGAAATCACCATTGCTAAG ATTGATTGCACAACAGAAGGCAAAAAGTGCTCAGAACATAATATTCGTGGCTTTCCTTCACTTAAATTGTTCAAAGATGGAAGAGAG GTGGACAGATATGAGGGAACTCGCTCGCTTGACGACTTAAAGAACTATTTGACGCTCAAGATCTCTGAGCATAGTCTTTTGAGCAGTGCAATAACTGAAAAAAGTGAATCAGCTGAAGAGATTCCCTCTGATGCTACAGACATGGAAACACAG ataaAGCCATTCCAACTGACTGACAGTAATTTTGATGCTATGATCAGTTTTGGAACAACGTTTGTCAAGTTTTATGCGCCTTG GTGCAGGCACTGTCAGGAACTGGCACCTGTATGGGATCAACTGGCCAACAAGTGCGCCGACAGTTCATCTGGTCCTAGAATCGCCAAG gtTGATTGCACAGAAGAAGAACAACTTTGTCGGAGTCTTGGC ATTCCTGCTTACCCCACCCTGATACTCTTCAGCAAAGGAATTCAGAAGCAAGAATACAAAGGCCCAAGGGATTTAAATAGTCTGTATAACTTTGCTATTAAACATCACGACGAATTGTAG
- the LOC136923972 gene encoding adenosine receptor A2a-like, which translates to MTDQFCKYMQVLLLQLLESQNTALFSLSVLHFVFCPVATLGNALAIRALWKASSLPPNLRKLLLSLAFCDLAVGLFAHTTFAAVFVISAALNLNVQCQPILTICFFVTFCVAWASFLNVTAIAVDRLLAISLHLRYAELVTSKRVTIILVAIWLISCVFSLVCLKYDYFVVVSILGSSGFLLTTFVCVYVYIVARYHQNQIQAQFQQQNAQVIVLLRERKSALNVVYIYIVFAACYLPKLCSAFDDTITGNPSVFTPFALFFVFFNSSLNPLVYCWRLREVRQIMKVALKKIFRLEGIKLV; encoded by the exons ATGACTGACCAGTTCTGCAAATATATGCAGGTCCTTCTGCTGCAACTTTTGGAATCTCAAAACACAGCCCTGTTTTCGTTAAGTGTGTTACACTTTGTTTTTTGTCCCGTTGCTACACTTGGAAACGCTCTGGCTATTCGTGCGCTGTGGAAAGCTTCGTCGTTACCTCCTAATTTGAGGAAGTTGTTGCTGAGTCTTGCTTTCTGTGATCTGGCTGTTGGATTGTTCGCTCACACAACTTTCGCAGCGGTGTTCGTAATATCAGCGGCTTTGAACCTTAACGTACAATGTCAACCAATTTTAactatttgtttctttgtaacGTTTTGTGTCGCTTGGGCATCGTTCCTAAATGTAACGGCCATTGCTGTTGACAGACTTCTGGCTATTTCTCTGCATCTGAGATACGCAGAACTTGTGACCTCCAAACGTGTTACAATAATCTTAGTTGCAATATGGCTGATTAGTTGtgtcttttctcttgtttgtcTGAAGTACGACTACTTTGTAGTAGTTTCGATCCTTGGATCAAGCGGTTTTCTGTTGACAACATTTGTATGCGTCTACGTTTACATAGTGGCGAGATATCATCAGAATCAAATTCAAGCTCAATTCCAACAGCAAAATGCGCAAGTAATTGTGCTCCTCCGTGAAAGAAAGTCTGCCTTGAATGTAGTGTACATTTACATTGTGTTTGCCGCTTGTTATCTCCCAAAACTTTGCTCAGCGTTTGACGACACAATAACAGGAAACCCATCGGTCTTCACACCGTTTGcattatttttcgtttttttcaatTCCTCCTTAAATCCTTTGGTTTACTGTTGGCGGTTAAGAGAGGTTCGCCAAATTATGAAAGTCGCTTTGAAGAAAATCTTTCGTCTTGAG GGAATAAAATTAGTCTAA